One Hugenholtzia roseola DSM 9546 genomic window carries:
- a CDS encoding PKD domain-containing protein — MFASISSFFSNKLWLVLLLSVSLLTACKDGGSDDDIAPSPERPRVLISNPSSDTTVLVNTEMTFRANGSGGEATSHEWKVGSQTLAGEKEGNLYTLTHTFSTVGEFKVSITLTNEVGAVTVERTIKVEEPFVPVTTRLTNGEQKTWKFMSIKLNNTQEIIEDNEKRHTLVLYAQTQDTGNLAYNAERLLNNQAQSFVRGRWSLHSQESRIEIKDIFDRIMQIEELTPTKMVLKDQVTPQTAIWYYFDAAQ, encoded by the coding sequence ATGTTCGCTTCTATTTCTTCTTTTTTTTCTAATAAGCTCTGGCTTGTGCTATTGCTTAGTGTCAGTTTGCTTACGGCTTGTAAAGATGGCGGTTCTGATGACGACATCGCCCCAAGCCCAGAGCGTCCGCGCGTTTTGATTAGCAACCCTTCGAGCGATACGACTGTTTTAGTCAATACAGAAATGACTTTTCGCGCCAACGGTTCAGGTGGCGAGGCGACAAGCCACGAATGGAAAGTAGGTTCGCAGACCTTAGCAGGTGAAAAAGAGGGCAATCTTTACACCCTAACACACACTTTTAGCACCGTCGGCGAGTTTAAAGTTTCTATTACCCTAACCAACGAGGTGGGCGCAGTTACGGTGGAGCGCACCATCAAAGTAGAAGAACCTTTTGTTCCCGTTACGACACGCCTAACCAACGGCGAGCAGAAGACGTGGAAATTTATGTCTATCAAACTCAATAATACCCAAGAGATTATTGAAGACAATGAAAAAAGGCACACCCTTGTTTTGTATGCCCAAACACAAGACACAGGAAATTTAGCCTACAATGCCGAGCGTCTTCTCAATAATCAAGCCCAAAGTTTTGTCAGAGGCAGATGGAGTCTGCACTCACAAGAGTCGCGCATCGAAATCAAAGACATCTTCGACCGCATCATGCAGATTGAGGAACTCACGCCTACTAAAATGGTTTTGAAAGACCAAGTTACGCCCCAGACGGCTATTTGGTATTATTTTGATGCCGCTCAATAA
- the apaG gene encoding Co2+/Mg2+ efflux protein ApaG, giving the protein MLSSITEGVLVAVETEYHPEYSNPINNHYVFTYRIRIENQSDYALRLLRRHWYIYDSIGNHYEVEGEGVVGQQPLILPNAHHTYVSGCHLKSDIGKMYGKYLMEREVDGVLFWVQIPEFALITPIRFN; this is encoded by the coding sequence ATGCTTTCTTCTATCACAGAAGGGGTTTTGGTGGCGGTAGAAACCGAATATCACCCCGAATATTCCAATCCTATCAATAACCATTACGTCTTTACGTATCGAATCCGCATAGAAAATCAGAGCGATTATGCTTTGCGCCTCTTGCGTCGTCATTGGTACATCTACGATTCTATCGGCAATCACTACGAAGTGGAGGGTGAAGGCGTTGTCGGGCAGCAGCCTCTAATTTTGCCCAACGCGCATCATACCTACGTTTCGGGCTGCCATCTGAAAAGCGACATAGGCAAGATGTATGGCAAATATTTGATGGAGCGCGAAGTAGATGGGGTCTTGTTTTGGGTGCAAATTCCCGAATTTGCCCTTATCACGCCGATACGTTTCAATTAA
- a CDS encoding ABC transporter permease, translated as MQKTNDWTEEITPQTSLFDLKLRQVWQYRDLMLLFVRRDFVAQYKQTILGPLWHFIQPIITAFLFTFVFNTIAGISTEGVPPFLFYLSGITTWNYFARTLNSTSNTFVSNAHIFGKVYFPRLVMPLSTVISGLIAFSIQFGLFLVFLAYYYFFKENTILNPNRYILLTPLFLLVMATLGLGLGIIISSLTTRYRDLSILISFGVQLLMYISPVIYPISAMPALYRPFVAYNPIAPLIEGFRYAFLGVGTFDWIGLGISTIISLMVFLIGVVLFNRIERNFMDTV; from the coding sequence ATGCAAAAAACGAACGACTGGACGGAAGAAATTACCCCTCAAACCTCCCTCTTCGACCTCAAACTGCGTCAGGTCTGGCAATATCGCGACCTGATGTTGCTCTTTGTGCGGCGCGATTTTGTGGCGCAATACAAACAAACCATCTTAGGACCTCTTTGGCACTTTATACAGCCCATCATTACCGCCTTTCTCTTTACCTTCGTTTTCAATACCATTGCGGGCATTTCTACCGAAGGCGTGCCACCTTTTCTTTTCTATCTTTCGGGTATCACTACTTGGAATTATTTTGCACGCACGCTCAATAGCACCTCGAATACCTTTGTTTCCAACGCCCATATTTTCGGAAAGGTCTATTTCCCGCGCCTTGTCATGCCGCTCTCTACGGTCATTTCGGGGCTAATTGCCTTTTCCATACAGTTCGGACTCTTTTTAGTATTTTTGGCTTATTACTATTTTTTTAAAGAAAATACCATTCTCAATCCGAATCGTTATATCCTACTCACTCCGCTTTTTCTGCTCGTTATGGCTACTTTGGGGCTGGGACTGGGTATCATCATTTCTTCGCTCACAACGCGCTACCGCGACCTTTCTATTCTTATTAGTTTTGGTGTCCAACTTTTAATGTATATTTCCCCTGTCATTTATCCCATTTCGGCGATGCCTGCCCTTTATCGCCCCTTTGTTGCCTACAATCCCATTGCGCCTTTGATAGAAGGCTTCCGCTATGCCTTTTTGGGCGTAGGAACTTTTGATTGGATAGGTTTGGGAATTAGTACAATTATTAGCCTGATGGTCTTTCTCATTGGCGTTGTTCTTTTCAATCGCATCGAGCGAAACTTTATGGATACGGTCTAA
- the sbcD gene encoding exonuclease subunit SbcD, which translates to MKILHTADWHLGKKLYDQDFIAAQEKFLDWLFLLIQKEKIEVLIVAGDIFDTTQPPHEARSLYYRFLAKIVGTFCKKVIIIGGNHDSPALLDAPKNLLSFLSISVVGATTDNIEDEIIEIKNESNQLEMVVCAVPFLREKDVNYLRWGENATQREARVKEAIRNHYQKLAQILEEKKYTEKEVPLLATGHLFAQGSLTSDSEKDIYAGNLGQIGAKEFPALFHYIALGHLHRPQEVGKSTHIRYSGSPIALSFSEIKDTKCVLILEFEKNTLTAVTPQPVPIFQKLLRLEGDNISLKSQISSQNLPTQIENEGEVWVEIILHSPKNDKSEQTDLRRLIEDKRPTWKILRFFHLIQENGTEENPLAGLRSLSETNEEEVFLKKCKSDKKTITEIEVILPLFRQIHQEIVLNSK; encoded by the coding sequence ATGAAAATCTTACATACTGCCGATTGGCATTTGGGTAAAAAATTATACGACCAAGATTTTATCGCAGCGCAAGAAAAGTTTTTAGATTGGCTCTTTTTATTGATTCAAAAAGAGAAAATAGAAGTCTTGATAGTGGCAGGCGACATTTTCGATACCACACAGCCGCCTCACGAGGCACGAAGCCTTTACTACCGTTTCTTGGCTAAAATTGTCGGGACGTTCTGTAAAAAAGTAATTATCATTGGCGGCAATCACGATTCGCCTGCTTTGCTCGACGCGCCTAAAAATTTGCTCTCCTTTTTATCTATTTCCGTTGTGGGTGCTACCACAGATAACATAGAAGATGAAATCATTGAAATAAAAAACGAGTCAAATCAGCTTGAAATGGTAGTCTGTGCAGTCCCTTTTTTGCGCGAAAAAGACGTAAATTATTTGCGTTGGGGCGAAAATGCAACCCAAAGAGAGGCGCGTGTAAAGGAAGCAATTAGAAATCATTATCAAAAGTTAGCCCAAATTTTAGAAGAAAAAAAATACACAGAAAAAGAAGTGCCACTTTTAGCCACAGGACACCTTTTTGCACAAGGTAGCCTTACTTCTGATAGCGAAAAGGACATTTATGCAGGCAATTTAGGGCAAATTGGGGCAAAAGAGTTTCCTGCTCTTTTTCATTATATCGCCTTAGGGCATTTGCACCGCCCCCAAGAAGTGGGCAAATCTACCCATATTCGCTATTCGGGGTCGCCAATTGCGCTTAGTTTTAGTGAAATTAAAGATACAAAATGCGTTTTAATTCTTGAATTTGAAAAAAATACACTCACCGCCGTTACGCCACAGCCTGTTCCCATTTTCCAAAAGCTATTGCGCTTAGAGGGTGATAATATAAGTCTGAAAAGTCAAATTTCATCTCAAAACTTACCTACACAAATAGAAAACGAAGGTGAAGTTTGGGTAGAAATTATTTTGCATAGCCCCAAAAATGACAAAAGCGAACAAACAGACCTGCGCCGTCTGATAGAAGACAAACGCCCTACTTGGAAGATTTTGCGATTTTTCCATCTTATTCAAGAAAATGGCACAGAAGAAAACCCTTTGGCAGGACTTCGTAGCCTTTCCGAAACCAATGAAGAGGAAGTTTTCTTAAAAAAGTGCAAATCCGACAAAAAAACCATTACAGAAATTGAGGTGATATTGCCACTCTTTCGCCAAATCCATCAAGAAATTGTTTTAAATAGCAAATGA
- a CDS encoding DUF1003 domain-containing protein yields MKKTFTSALSQKEFPLSERIWAGAIRPSLLALIQKEVPNFDVNSYLASSELDTYRQKYWQQSVAQEFDEVTNLEKTVFDALSEKIILADKLDENANNATWGEKVADKVASFGGSWTFILSFAFFIFLWILTNIWWLSDKAFDPYPFILLNLLLSCLAALQAPVIMMSQNRQEEKDRERAKKDYMINLKAELEIRILHEKIDHLTLLVQNSLDHSKEK; encoded by the coding sequence ATGAAAAAGACTTTTACAAGTGCGCTTTCACAAAAAGAATTTCCACTTTCGGAGCGCATCTGGGCAGGCGCAATTCGCCCTTCTTTGTTGGCATTGATTCAAAAAGAAGTACCTAATTTTGATGTAAATTCTTATTTAGCGAGTTCGGAATTAGATACCTACCGTCAAAAATATTGGCAGCAAAGTGTAGCACAAGAGTTTGACGAGGTTACAAATTTAGAAAAAACGGTTTTCGACGCGCTTTCCGAAAAAATAATCCTCGCCGACAAATTAGATGAAAACGCCAATAACGCCACTTGGGGAGAAAAAGTAGCCGATAAGGTCGCTTCTTTTGGTGGCAGTTGGACTTTTATCCTTTCTTTTGCTTTTTTTATTTTTTTATGGATACTTACCAATATTTGGTGGCTTTCTGATAAGGCTTTTGACCCCTATCCCTTTATTTTGCTCAACCTGCTGCTTTCCTGTTTGGCTGCGCTTCAAGCCCCCGTTATTATGATGAGCCAAAACAGACAGGAGGAAAAGGATAGAGAACGCGCCAAAAAAGATTACATGATAAACTTAAAAGCCGAACTCGAAATACGCATTTTACACGAAAAGATAGACCATCTCACCTTATTAGTGCAAAATAGTTTAGACCATTCCAAAGAGAAGTAA
- the rimK gene encoding 30S ribosomal protein S6--L-glutamate ligase, which translates to MKIYILSAEANLYSTRRLVEAATLRGHQAQVVNHTKCHVMMEQGKPQIIYQGAALERPDAIIPRIGASVTFFGTAVVRQFEMLKVLTANSSQGILQSRDKLRTMQLLSRVGLAIPKTVFAKFPKDKEVDDLIKRIGGTPVVIKLLEGTQGLGVMLAETPQAAKSTIEAFSGLKANILIQEFIKEAGGADIRAFVVGGEVVGAMRRQGKEGEFRSNLHRGGKSTVLELSQEEKMAAVGAARAVGLSVAGVDMLPSARGPLILEVNSSPGLEGIEGATQKDIAGKIIEFLELSLKKPKNV; encoded by the coding sequence ATGAAAATTTATATCCTTTCTGCCGAAGCCAATCTCTACTCTACACGCCGTTTGGTAGAAGCCGCTACCCTGCGCGGACATCAGGCACAGGTGGTCAATCATACCAAATGCCACGTGATGATGGAGCAGGGCAAACCCCAGATTATCTATCAGGGTGCTGCCTTAGAAAGACCTGACGCGATTATTCCACGTATCGGTGCTTCGGTTACTTTTTTTGGAACTGCGGTAGTGCGCCAATTCGAGATGTTGAAGGTGCTAACGGCAAATAGTTCGCAAGGCATTTTGCAGTCGCGCGACAAGCTGCGCACCATGCAGTTGCTCTCGCGTGTGGGGCTTGCAATTCCCAAGACCGTTTTTGCCAAATTCCCAAAAGATAAAGAAGTAGATGATTTAATTAAGCGTATCGGTGGCACGCCCGTCGTCATCAAACTCTTGGAAGGCACGCAAGGCTTAGGCGTAATGCTCGCCGAAACGCCCCAAGCCGCCAAATCTACCATCGAAGCCTTTTCGGGTTTGAAGGCAAATATCCTGATTCAGGAATTTATCAAAGAGGCAGGCGGCGCAGACATTCGCGCCTTTGTTGTGGGCGGCGAAGTCGTCGGTGCAATGCGCAGGCAGGGCAAAGAGGGGGAGTTTCGTTCTAATTTGCACAGAGGCGGCAAAAGTACCGTTTTAGAGCTTTCGCAGGAAGAAAAAATGGCAGCAGTGGGCGCGGCACGCGCTGTGGGCTTGTCCGTCGCGGGGGTGGATATGCTCCCCTCGGCACGCGGCCCCCTGATTTTGGAGGTCAATTCTTCACCTGGGTTAGAAGGCATAGAAGGCGCAACCCAAAAAGATATTGCAGGCAAAATCATAGAGTTTTTAGAACTTAGCTTGAAAAAACCTAAAAACGTTTAG
- a CDS encoding XcyI family restriction endonuclease, whose amino-acid sequence MAKKINQKDTNYKTWHIDQLAKSEFFHQKLHEWKLVEMAEQLETIQGESLSWDRLALGISENAWNKVIHRGIKPVIVFAHPEILQTILGSTAYYRMLAMVSQKSMNQIGGSVTNFETGTKFPDKEKADFLASHLNQIISHLIEIDKNLNAREFDIWRGMSAGSQAQGSWQNAKGEQAEILLRGIIEKRINRKGLAKEVTTTEIVLKNGKIITFSSEPDISILENGLIRIAVEVKGGIDTAAVLERVGAAIKSLRAKEENPNSITILIMQEVAFSATAQRDIELNKDAINHFFKLEQLVDNEAIREQFFDLLTI is encoded by the coding sequence ATGGCGAAAAAAATAAACCAAAAAGACACCAACTACAAGACTTGGCATATCGACCAGTTAGCAAAAAGTGAGTTTTTTCATCAAAAACTACACGAATGGAAGTTGGTAGAAATGGCTGAACAATTAGAGACTATTCAAGGTGAAAGTCTCTCTTGGGACAGATTGGCATTGGGTATTTCCGAAAATGCTTGGAATAAAGTTATTCACAGGGGCATTAAACCTGTGATTGTATTTGCGCACCCTGAAATTTTACAAACTATTTTAGGCTCAACAGCCTATTACAGAATGTTGGCAATGGTTTCTCAAAAATCGATGAACCAAATAGGAGGTTCTGTAACGAATTTTGAAACAGGCACTAAATTTCCTGACAAAGAAAAAGCAGATTTTTTGGCTTCACATCTAAATCAAATTATCAGCCATTTGATAGAAATAGATAAAAACTTAAATGCAAGAGAATTTGATATTTGGCGAGGCATGTCAGCAGGTTCACAGGCACAAGGTTCTTGGCAAAATGCAAAAGGCGAGCAGGCTGAAATTTTGCTACGTGGTATCATAGAAAAACGTATCAACAGAAAAGGTTTAGCCAAAGAAGTAACAACCACAGAAATTGTCTTAAAAAATGGAAAAATCATTACGTTTTCTTCCGAGCCTGATATTTCAATTTTGGAAAATGGACTTATTCGAATTGCAGTAGAAGTAAAAGGTGGAATAGATACGGCAGCAGTTTTGGAAAGAGTAGGCGCAGCAATCAAAAGTTTACGTGCCAAAGAAGAAAACCCAAACTCAATTACAATTCTAATAATGCAAGAAGTTGCGTTTTCAGCAACTGCACAAAGAGACATCGAGTTAAACAAGGACGCAATTAACCATTTCTTTAAATTGGAACAATTAGTTGATAATGAGGCGATAAGAGAGCAGTTTTTTGACTTGCTCACGATATAA
- a CDS encoding bifunctional acetate--CoA ligase family protein/GNAT family N-acetyltransferase, with product MKTPPVISFREVLRCLYEKFSAEDTQTPPFSWQKLHLPYSRESIERLLQPQSIAVIGASEREGSIGREVFLNLTQKGFKGEVYPVNPKHRRVYEQKCYDEVSEIEELIDLAIIVTPAATVPQVVRECGQAGVKTVLIISAGFREIGQEGAELEARILFTARKYGVRILGTNSIGVIRPSLNLFATPSQHLPNSGNIGFITQSAALGDGILDWAKKANVGFSAFFSIGSMLDISLGELIFHLGDDPQTKAIVIYCETVTFARHFLSAAREVSYSKPIIVLKAGRTQEGAWAALYHTGAQMGEDAVFDAAFRRSGILRVDTLQEVFLMAEVIAKQPRPKGKNLAILTNGGGLGVLATDALLKGGGQLAELSESSRESLHQILPHCWEIHNPIDLLGKGTPQNYEKVLEVIAQDTQVDGILVILSPQVNTDPTETAERIAKFAKIKDKPILASWVGSVEVEKGREILAQVGIPHLPYPDSAAAIFNYLWRYAYNLKGIYQTPRRTETPHAFAGEQVEQIIFQAQKEKRTRLSKWESLQILKAYGLPVIETQLAHSPEEACQKALAIGKPIALKAHVLDGSSNVLSGGLRLYLKQPEEVSKAYQDIQKNVEERRGADKFEGVMVQEMSRIQGIELAVGMQIDSQFGRVIVFGNGEKTAQYYPDRAIALPPLNTTLARRAMEQTRIYQTLEKAARLDVDTIANLEQLLVRFSELVVEQPWISGIKIDPIAVSAADGMAILDANISLFPADTPQDELPTLAIRPYPESYEMAWRLKKSQLAVQIRPIRPEDQPLMEVFHSRLSTKSVYFRFFHNVSLDQRISHERLSRLCFADYERQITLVCETALPNQNGELEPLVIGAARCVRFSGTQEAEFAMSIIDDYQGEGLGTVFLSQIVEICKREKIEILHADILPENIAMKKVCEKLGFEMRLDMAEGAVKATLYVESQGRESLFEWEDED from the coding sequence ATGAAAACGCCGCCTGTTATTTCCTTTCGTGAGGTTTTGCGCTGCTTGTACGAAAAATTTAGCGCAGAGGACACCCAAACGCCGCCTTTTAGTTGGCAGAAACTGCACCTACCCTATTCGCGTGAAAGCATAGAGAGGCTTTTGCAGCCGCAATCTATTGCCGTTATTGGCGCAAGTGAAAGGGAAGGGAGTATCGGCAGAGAGGTATTTTTAAACCTCACGCAAAAAGGGTTTAAAGGCGAGGTCTATCCTGTCAATCCGAAGCATCGGCGCGTGTATGAGCAGAAGTGTTACGACGAGGTATCGGAAATAGAAGAATTGATAGATTTAGCCATTATCGTAACCCCTGCCGCAACCGTTCCGCAGGTGGTACGCGAGTGTGGGCAGGCAGGCGTAAAGACGGTGCTGATTATTTCGGCAGGTTTTCGCGAAATCGGGCAGGAAGGCGCGGAATTAGAAGCGCGTATTTTATTTACAGCACGCAAATATGGCGTGCGCATCTTAGGCACAAATTCTATCGGCGTGATTCGCCCCAGCCTAAACCTATTCGCCACCCCTTCCCAACATTTGCCCAATAGCGGCAATATCGGCTTTATTACCCAAAGTGCAGCCTTAGGCGATGGCATCTTAGATTGGGCAAAAAAAGCCAATGTAGGCTTTTCGGCGTTCTTTTCCATCGGCTCTATGCTCGATATTAGCTTGGGCGAACTGATTTTTCATCTGGGCGACGACCCCCAAACGAAGGCTATCGTCATCTATTGCGAAACCGTAACCTTTGCGCGTCATTTCCTTTCGGCAGCGCGTGAAGTGTCTTATTCTAAGCCAATTATCGTCTTGAAGGCAGGCAGAACGCAAGAAGGGGCTTGGGCAGCCCTCTACCACACAGGAGCGCAAATGGGCGAAGATGCCGTCTTTGATGCCGCTTTCCGTAGGTCGGGGATTTTGCGCGTAGATACCTTGCAGGAGGTCTTTCTAATGGCAGAGGTGATTGCCAAACAGCCACGCCCCAAAGGGAAAAATTTAGCCATTCTGACCAATGGCGGCGGTCTGGGAGTCTTAGCCACAGATGCGCTACTAAAAGGCGGAGGGCAGTTAGCCGAACTTTCTGAAAGTAGTCGCGAAAGTCTGCATCAGATTTTGCCACATTGTTGGGAAATCCACAATCCCATCGACCTTTTAGGAAAGGGTACGCCCCAAAATTACGAAAAAGTCTTGGAGGTCATTGCGCAGGATACGCAGGTAGATGGCATCTTGGTCATTCTTTCGCCGCAGGTCAATACCGACCCTACCGAAACGGCAGAGCGCATTGCCAAATTTGCCAAAATCAAGGACAAACCCATTTTGGCTTCTTGGGTAGGAAGTGTAGAGGTAGAAAAAGGGCGCGAAATTTTGGCACAGGTAGGGATTCCACACCTGCCCTACCCCGATTCTGCCGCCGCCATTTTCAATTACCTTTGGCGATACGCCTACAATTTAAAGGGCATCTACCAAACGCCACGCCGCACCGAAACCCCCCATGCCTTTGCAGGCGAGCAGGTAGAGCAAATCATTTTTCAAGCCCAAAAAGAAAAACGCACACGCCTTTCGAAATGGGAATCGCTGCAAATTCTGAAAGCCTACGGACTGCCCGTCATAGAAACACAATTAGCCCACAGCCCCGAAGAAGCCTGCCAAAAAGCCTTAGCGATTGGAAAACCTATCGCGCTCAAAGCGCACGTCTTAGATGGTAGCAGCAATGTATTGAGTGGCGGCTTGCGCCTCTATCTCAAACAGCCCGAAGAAGTGTCCAAAGCCTATCAGGACATCCAAAAAAATGTAGAAGAAAGGCGCGGGGCAGATAAGTTTGAAGGCGTGATGGTACAAGAGATGAGCCGCATACAAGGCATCGAGCTTGCCGTGGGCATGCAAATAGATAGCCAATTTGGGCGCGTCATTGTCTTTGGCAATGGCGAAAAGACGGCGCAATACTACCCCGACCGCGCCATTGCCCTGCCACCCCTCAATACCACTTTGGCACGACGCGCAATGGAGCAAACGCGCATCTATCAGACCTTAGAAAAGGCGGCGCGTTTAGATGTAGATACGATTGCTAATTTAGAACAACTTTTGGTACGATTTAGCGAGCTGGTTGTGGAGCAGCCTTGGATTAGCGGCATTAAAATAGACCCCATTGCAGTTTCGGCAGCCGATGGCATGGCGATTTTAGATGCCAATATCAGCCTTTTTCCTGCCGACACGCCCCAAGATGAACTGCCCACCTTAGCAATTCGTCCTTATCCTGAATCCTACGAAATGGCATGGCGTTTGAAAAAATCACAACTTGCCGTCCAGATTCGCCCTATCCGCCCCGAAGACCAGCCCTTGATGGAGGTCTTTCATAGCCGCCTTTCTACCAAAAGCGTCTATTTTCGCTTCTTTCACAATGTCAGTTTAGACCAAAGAATTTCGCATGAGCGGCTTTCGCGGCTTTGTTTTGCCGACTACGAACGACAGATAACCTTAGTCTGCGAAACAGCATTGCCCAATCAAAACGGCGAATTAGAGCCGCTTGTCATTGGGGCTGCGCGTTGTGTTCGCTTTTCTGGCACACAAGAAGCCGAATTTGCGATGTCCATCATCGACGACTATCAGGGCGAAGGCTTGGGAACAGTTTTTTTATCGCAAATTGTAGAAATTTGCAAGCGCGAAAAAATAGAAATCCTGCACGCCGACATCCTACCCGAAAATATAGCCATGAAAAAAGTATGCGAAAAGTTGGGCTTCGAAATGCGCCTCGATATGGCAGAAGGAGCAGTAAAGGCGACTCTTTATGTAGAAAGTCAGGGTAGGGAAAGCCTTTTCGAATGGGAAGACGAAGATTGA